The Leadbettera azotonutricia ZAS-9 genome has a window encoding:
- a CDS encoding ankyrin repeat domain-containing protein — translation MMSKRPIFAALVCGAGLLIGILGGCKSQPQAAPVPVTAAKVVVEDDVWTLLARGESEKARPYFMGEVDVNATDSLGRTPLHIAAENRDPTLASFFIALGANPNALDRQERIALDISAEKIDPPTAKVLASGGSDIHHSPKNGISPARVAVRAGGAFLESILNPSTLARIDSGGRTILHIAADAGSASAVDIILKAGKNDLAKKDNQGKTALDIALEQTNSKTHAEAAERLILAGAVSDNPLYTYFAPAVRSSNYNIRSADGMAPLHYIAREGYMGYLAFVLDKPVNVNIKNASGATPLHEAARSGNVQVIEALLNKGAEVNAQDAKGNSVLHIASPPETHQSAINLFLTWGANPNLRDEHGDSPLHIVIILNRSPEIVGTLLSAGADVNTRNIEGKTPLYLAVEEERLSALPLLLAYRSDIFAADNNGVTPFDIALTDRNTLYILITDETVLQNDSQGNTMLHAAIRQRADTDVVAYILDRRAMVNARNKEGDTSLHLAVAMNEQASGEILLSRGADVFAPNAKGESPLYLTFPQSGGSDSELRRWMLTPQTLAARDGLGNTALHYAAMWQIDRWIPLLIQLGAATEAANATGETPLFTAVKHNAPNTIRTLVANGARLDGRDTLGNTGLHAAVRWNARRAAETLIDMGLDINAHALNGKTPLHDSIRLGMTDIEALLLARGADLEVRDAEGNTPFIEAVLVGFPGAMERLVERGADPNPRNFRGDTALHMAAAADRADISVLLLNWGASIHARNSQGRTPYQNALLASPAAVRTLLTKDRLYSSDDNGSSPLHIAIQEKVPLSMIRTILELGARTSALDSEGRTPLRLAVDMNDWDTVKILADSGSDVYLTARDGKCPAELALARGGDATRAMFSGRAINSRDASGNTVLHYAAQYGNTNLISQLIEMGANKGIKNIAAESPADIAERWRHPDAAALLN, via the coding sequence ATGATGAGCAAAAGACCCATTTTTGCCGCACTTGTCTGCGGCGCCGGTTTACTTATAGGAATTCTGGGGGGGTGCAAAAGCCAGCCCCAGGCAGCGCCAGTCCCCGTTACAGCCGCCAAGGTGGTAGTGGAGGACGATGTCTGGACCCTCCTTGCCCGGGGAGAATCTGAAAAGGCACGGCCTTACTTCATGGGAGAGGTGGATGTAAACGCCACGGACAGCCTGGGAAGGACACCCCTGCATATAGCGGCGGAAAACAGAGATCCAACGCTGGCGTCTTTCTTCATTGCCCTGGGGGCAAACCCTAATGCCCTGGACAGGCAGGAAAGGATAGCCCTGGATATCAGCGCCGAAAAAATCGATCCCCCTACTGCCAAAGTCCTTGCCAGCGGGGGTTCTGACATACACCATAGCCCCAAGAACGGCATAAGCCCCGCCCGTGTCGCGGTAAGGGCAGGCGGCGCCTTTCTTGAGTCAATCCTCAACCCTTCAACCCTGGCAAGGATAGACTCCGGAGGCAGGACCATTCTGCACATAGCGGCCGATGCAGGCAGCGCAAGCGCTGTTGACATCATCCTCAAAGCCGGGAAAAACGATCTTGCAAAAAAGGACAACCAAGGCAAGACTGCCCTGGACATTGCCCTGGAACAGACCAACTCAAAAACCCACGCCGAGGCAGCGGAACGGCTTATCCTGGCAGGGGCTGTTTCTGACAATCCCCTTTACACCTATTTCGCGCCGGCTGTGCGAAGCTCAAATTACAATATACGCAGCGCCGACGGCATGGCCCCTTTGCATTACATAGCCCGCGAAGGCTATATGGGGTATCTGGCTTTTGTGCTGGACAAACCAGTCAACGTGAACATCAAGAATGCTTCGGGCGCCACCCCTCTCCATGAGGCAGCGCGTTCAGGCAATGTGCAGGTTATAGAAGCCCTTCTCAACAAAGGGGCAGAGGTCAACGCCCAGGATGCCAAGGGGAATTCGGTGCTCCACATTGCCTCCCCTCCCGAGACACATCAGAGTGCCATCAACCTGTTCCTCACCTGGGGCGCCAATCCTAATCTCAGGGATGAGCACGGCGATTCGCCCCTTCATATTGTCATCATCCTTAACCGCTCACCCGAGATCGTCGGGACCCTGCTTTCCGCAGGCGCCGATGTGAACACGCGCAATATTGAAGGCAAGACCCCTCTTTACCTGGCGGTAGAAGAAGAACGTTTAAGCGCCCTGCCTCTGCTTCTTGCCTATAGATCCGATATTTTTGCCGCCGACAATAATGGCGTAACCCCCTTTGATATAGCCCTGACTGATAGAAACACACTCTACATCCTCATCACCGATGAGACAGTGCTTCAGAACGACAGCCAGGGCAATACCATGCTCCACGCTGCCATCAGGCAGAGGGCGGACACAGATGTGGTAGCTTACATACTGGATAGAAGGGCCATGGTAAACGCCAGGAACAAGGAGGGGGATACAAGCCTCCATCTGGCAGTGGCAATGAATGAACAGGCTTCGGGCGAGATCCTTCTTTCCAGGGGGGCTGATGTTTTTGCGCCCAACGCCAAAGGCGAATCCCCGCTGTACCTGACCTTTCCCCAGAGCGGCGGAAGCGATAGTGAACTGCGGCGCTGGATGCTCACTCCCCAGACCCTCGCTGCCAGGGACGGCCTGGGCAATACCGCCCTTCATTATGCAGCCATGTGGCAGATTGACAGATGGATTCCCCTTTTGATTCAGCTTGGGGCCGCTACCGAAGCTGCCAACGCCACCGGAGAAACTCCCCTCTTTACCGCAGTCAAGCATAACGCCCCCAATACCATACGCACCCTGGTTGCCAACGGGGCAAGGCTCGACGGCCGCGACACCCTGGGCAATACAGGTCTCCATGCCGCGGTACGCTGGAATGCAAGGCGGGCCGCCGAAACCCTCATCGATATGGGGCTGGACATCAATGCCCATGCCCTCAATGGCAAGACGCCCCTCCATGACTCCATTCGCCTGGGCATGACCGACATCGAAGCCCTGCTCCTGGCAAGAGGCGCGGATCTTGAAGTGAGGGATGCCGAGGGCAACACGCCCTTTATCGAGGCAGTATTGGTAGGATTCCCCGGCGCTATGGAAAGGCTGGTTGAAAGAGGCGCCGATCCCAACCCCAGGAATTTCCGGGGAGATACTGCCCTCCACATGGCAGCAGCTGCCGACAGAGCCGATATAAGCGTGCTGCTCCTCAACTGGGGGGCTTCCATACATGCCCGTAATTCCCAGGGGAGGACGCCTTACCAGAATGCCCTCCTCGCTTCCCCTGCAGCAGTCAGGACCCTCCTCACCAAAGACAGGCTCTACAGTTCAGACGACAACGGCTCTTCGCCCCTGCACATTGCCATACAGGAAAAGGTTCCCCTTTCCATGATCCGGACTATTCTGGAACTTGGCGCCAGGACTTCCGCCCTGGATTCCGAAGGCCGCACACCCCTGCGCCTGGCTGTGGACATGAACGATTGGGACACCGTGAAAATCCTGGCCGACTCGGGCTCCGACGTGTACCTCACTGCCAGGGACGGCAAATGCCCTGCAGAACTTGCCCTTGCAAGGGGCGGGGATGCTACCAGGGCCATGTTCTCAGGCCGGGCCATTAATTCCAGGGATGCATCCGGAAACACGGTACTCCACTATGCAGCCCAATACGGAAACACCAACCTTATATCGCAGCTTATCGAGATGGGCGCAAACAAGGGGATCAAAAACATAGCCGCCGAAAGTCCTGCCGATATTGCAGAAAGATGGCGGCACCCCGACGCTGCGGCTTTGTTGAATTAA
- a CDS encoding ABC transporter substrate-binding protein, with protein sequence MEVQVFLAAVYIKKINFVILAALVGLFFQSCSGKEAAGAASGKQAVQPGAAAQTGTARYTDDGKRIITMGTWYDRFYVSKHTDIHDDPKMAQEDTAQMRLDKMREVEKKYNIVFNYVNLTFEGVWESINGSVASGAPDVDIYETDLQFGIPAILHNYAISLEEMGLGNTDVFGSQNVMRYLALSGQDEVYLFAPSSSGGTNAYVLAFNMDMIKAAGLANPQDLYDKGEWTWEKWREYLKILTKDINKDDEIDIYGYGGWWTNLLTNLLFSNYTGIATGRTEGLSSQATREVLEFINTIYNVDKTARPWDGQNWEINNGLYADGLLAFWIGADWIFNQYGGENLPFKIGVVPWPRGPHGSLEENRHSQPAGNWYFIPKGVENPRFVYDVIFDWSNWYNGDTSIGMDNAWSKRMYLTDRNFAYASMMASKPGFDVFDSLGTGFNLTELIVGQISPNQLIQNYKQPIQDALDNFFK encoded by the coding sequence ATGGAAGTTCAAGTCTTCTTGGCCGCAGTGTATATAAAAAAGATAAATTTTGTAATTCTTGCCGCTCTTGTTGGGTTGTTTTTTCAATCCTGCAGTGGTAAAGAAGCAGCTGGAGCAGCTTCCGGCAAGCAGGCTGTCCAGCCCGGAGCGGCTGCCCAAACCGGGACCGCCAGGTACACCGATGATGGCAAGCGTATCATCACTATGGGAACCTGGTATGACCGTTTCTATGTGTCGAAGCATACGGACATTCATGATGACCCCAAGATGGCCCAGGAAGATACCGCCCAAATGCGGCTGGATAAGATGCGGGAAGTCGAAAAGAAGTATAACATAGTCTTCAACTATGTGAACCTCACTTTTGAAGGGGTTTGGGAAAGCATAAACGGCTCCGTAGCTTCGGGCGCTCCCGATGTGGATATCTACGAAACGGATCTCCAGTTCGGCATACCTGCCATTCTGCACAATTATGCCATTTCCCTTGAAGAAATGGGTCTTGGAAACACCGATGTCTTTGGTTCCCAGAACGTGATGCGTTATCTGGCCCTCTCGGGCCAGGACGAGGTGTATCTTTTTGCGCCTTCCAGTTCAGGGGGTACCAATGCGTATGTCCTGGCCTTCAACATGGACATGATAAAGGCCGCAGGTCTTGCCAATCCCCAGGATCTTTACGATAAAGGCGAGTGGACCTGGGAGAAGTGGCGGGAGTACCTCAAGATTCTTACCAAAGATATCAATAAAGACGATGAGATTGATATCTATGGTTACGGTGGATGGTGGACCAACCTTTTGACCAATCTTCTTTTCTCCAATTACACCGGCATAGCGACGGGCAGGACCGAGGGGCTTTCGTCCCAGGCTACCAGGGAAGTGCTGGAATTCATCAATACGATTTACAATGTTGACAAGACCGCAAGACCCTGGGACGGCCAGAACTGGGAGATAAATAACGGCCTCTATGCGGACGGGCTTTTGGCTTTCTGGATAGGCGCGGACTGGATCTTCAATCAATACGGCGGAGAGAATCTTCCCTTTAAAATCGGCGTGGTTCCCTGGCCCCGGGGGCCTCATGGCAGTCTCGAAGAAAACCGCCACAGCCAGCCTGCGGGCAACTGGTACTTTATCCCCAAAGGGGTAGAGAACCCGCGCTTTGTGTATGATGTCATCTTTGACTGGAGCAACTGGTATAACGGAGATACCAGCATAGGCATGGATAATGCCTGGTCAAAACGTATGTATCTGACCGACAGGAATTTCGCGTATGCGAGCATGATGGCCTCCAAGCCCGGCTTCGATGTTTTTGACAGCCTGGGTACGGGGTTCAATCTGACCGAACTTATTGTCGGGCAAATCAGCCCGAATCAGCTTATTCAGAATTACAAACAACCTATACAGGATGCTCTGGATAACTTTTTTAAATGA